One window of Podarcis raffonei isolate rPodRaf1 chromosome 15, rPodRaf1.pri, whole genome shotgun sequence genomic DNA carries:
- the ZNF703 gene encoding zinc finger protein 703 → MSAGSPAGSNARTSPTSSGGKSAAAAVAAAAATTFSSSPAQAPGAACPALSHLSPEDPLRQANRLPIRVLKMLSAHSGHLLHPEYLQPLSSTPVSPIELDAKKSPLALLAQTCSQIGKPDPPPASKLNSGASAGLSGPDKESGSRGGALKQLGEAPTEDKSSFKPYSKGGGGGDLRKEGGGGGGGQPNQAGPGVEKTGFRVPSAACPPFPPHGAAAATASSSSTSSSPGGSRGSSPQQHADCKGADDKKEMDMSAKASPDGAQGAGGGSSRAGSGAGSAEPGAHTEAASGRKSEPPALSAGHVAPVSPYKPGHSVFPLPPSSIGYHGSIVGAYAGYPSQFVPSLDPTKPSLVSSQLPGALGLPGKPPSSSPLTGASPPSFMQGLCRDPYCLSYHSASHLGTSNCSSCVHDPGSLKSGYPLVYPTHPLHTTLSSATPSLPGHPLYTYGFMLQNDALPHICNWVSASGPCDKRFATSEELLAHLRTHTTLPGAEKLLAGYPTSGLGSAASCHLHLPPTGPGSPSSLPGSLSLRSPHTLGLNRYHPYGKSHLPTAGALPVPSLPAAGPYYSPYALYGQRLTSASALGYQ, encoded by the exons ATGAGCGCTGGCTCGCCCGCTGGATCTAACGCAAGGACATCGCCCACCAGCAGCGGAGGGAAGAGCGCGGCCGCCGCcgtagcagccgccgccgccaccaccttcTCGTCCTCTCCAGCCCAGGCTCCGGGAGCCGCGTGCCCGGCGCTCTCGCACCTGTCCCCGGAGGACCCCCTGCGCCAGGCGAACCGGCTTCCCATCAGGGTGCTGAAGATGCTGAGCGCCCACAGCGGACACCTCTTGCACCCGGAATACCTGCAGCCCCTCTCCTCCACGCCCGTCAGCCCCATCGAg CTGGACGCCAAGAAGAGCCCTCTGGCGCTGCTGGCGCAAACCTGCTCGCAGATCGGCAAGCCGGACCCTCCGCCCGCCTCCAAACTCAACTCCGGCGCTTCGGCCGGGCTCTCCGGGCCGGACAAGGAGTCCGGGAGCCGCGGCGGCGCCCTCAAGCAGCTTGGCGAGGCGCCGACCGAGGACAAGTCCAGCTTCAAGCCTTATTCCaaaggcggcggaggcggcgatCTGCGTAAGgagggcggcggaggcggcggcgggcagCCGAACCAGGCCGGGCCGGGCGTGGAGAAGACGGGCTTCCGCGTGCCCAGCGCCGCCTGCCCTCCTTTCCCTCCGCACGGAGCAGCCGCCGCCACCGCCTCGtcctcttccacctcctcctccccgggCGGCTCGAGGGGCAGCTCTCCGCAGCAGCACGCGGATTGCAAAGGCGCCGACGACAAGAAGGAGATGGATATGTCTGCCAAGGCCAGCCCCGACGGCGCGCAAGGAGCCGGTGGCGGCAGCAGCCGCGCGGGCAGCGGCGCGGGCAGCGCGGAGCCCGGAGCTCATACCGAGGCCGCTTCCGGGCGCAAGTCGGAGCCTCCGGCCCTGAGCGCGGGCCACGTGGCTCCGGTGTCCCCATACAAGCCGGGACACTCGGTGTTTCCTTTGCCGCCCTCCAGCATCGGCTACCACGGCTCCATCGTCGGGGCCTATGCTGGCTACCCGTCCCAGTTTGTGCCCAGCTTGGACCCTACCAAGCCCAGTCTGGTGAGCAGCCAGTTGCCTGGCGCCTTGGGGTTACCGGGCAAGCCCCCCAGCTCCAGCCCTCTGACGGGGGCCTCTCCCCCTTCCTTCATGCAAGGATTATGCCGCGACCCCTATTGCCTGAGCTACCACAGCGCCTCACATTTGGGCACTAGCAACTGCTCCAGCTGCGTGCACGACCCGGGCAGCCTGAAAAGCGGATATCCCTTGGTGTACCCCACGCACCCTCTGCACACCACCCTCTCCAGCGCCACACCCAGCCTGCCGGGCCACCCGCTCTACACGTACGGCTTCATGCTCCAGAACGACGCCCTTCCCCACATATGCAACTGGGTGTCTGCCAGCGGACCCTGCGACAAGAGGTTTGCCACCTCGGAGGAACTGCTGGCCCACTTACGGACCCACACAACACTGCCAGGGGCAGAAAAACTCCTGGCTGGCTACCCTACCTCTGGGCTGGGGTCCGCGGCATCTTGCCACCTGCATCTCCCCCCCACTGGCCCCGGGAGCCCCAGCTCCTTGCCAGGATCGCTGTCTTTGAGAAGCCCGCACACTTTGGGACTAAACCGGTACCACCCTTACGGCAAGAGCCACTTGCCCACTGCCGGGGCGTTGCCTGTGCCCTCTTTGCCCGCAGCCGGACCTTACTACTCTCCATATGCCCTTTATGGCCAAAGACTAACCTCAGCCTCTGCACTTGGATATCAGTAA